One Tolypothrix bouteillei VB521301 DNA window includes the following coding sequences:
- a CDS encoding HEAT repeat domain-containing protein, translating to MSPLTEALNRIETWFVKNQPEFALGLQPGLTREQIDALLVNFPFRLPEELYEFYGWHNGCTSFGYIIPYYDNFFFLEEVLRDYQYWLSWDWWNPHWLPILDGNGDYRYAVVVGEEAAPVWYIDPEGCTKEIRWDSLTDLMLATAECYDTSAYYLNEEGYLEEDRQKIAEIQRKHNYRVTQQINPDESYNSYPPTAASQVNLSDPNALEQLTQALQASPLSPDATTLQAMAAKTLDNLANLGLFQEIGAQPLISSLQNIIYDGAGHALAAQKLGELGDRRAVEPLLQALKDRSSEVRAKAIEALVKLGANQAVDPLIACLQDSDFFVRVKAAWGLAELGDVKAIEPLIEALRQENQSTACSAIATALGKFADPRAIAPLIEVLRSNGQNLTNAFSFHRVRVSLVNALSLIEDSKTTNALVEVLRDRQSLLQAQGSSWQELIQVTQLCVKTLLKRQHSELMEILTQLLQDSERDIRSHTLLALAYISDAQIVDLLILGLADDDVLLRQAAIQSLGERRDLRAVEPLIRLLKDVNADVRLEVIQALENLNDLRVVDALIGMLNDDNPNVRSGTALALGNLGNSRAVEPLNQCLEDESSIVRKMVQEALNKLS from the coding sequence ATGTCACCGTTAACAGAAGCACTCAACAGAATTGAAACTTGGTTTGTAAAAAACCAGCCTGAATTTGCTTTGGGTTTACAGCCAGGATTAACTCGCGAACAAATAGACGCATTGCTCGTGAATTTTCCATTTCGACTTCCAGAAGAACTCTACGAATTCTACGGTTGGCATAACGGTTGTACGAGCTTTGGCTACATAATTCCTTACTACGATAATTTTTTCTTTTTAGAAGAAGTTTTGAGGGATTATCAATACTGGTTGAGTTGGGACTGGTGGAACCCACACTGGCTACCAATATTGGATGGTAATGGTGATTATAGGTATGCTGTTGTTGTAGGCGAGGAAGCAGCTCCTGTTTGGTACATCGATCCAGAGGGCTGTACGAAAGAAATTCGTTGGGACAGCCTGACTGATTTAATGTTAGCAACAGCAGAGTGTTACGATACAAGCGCTTATTATCTTAATGAAGAGGGATATTTGGAGGAAGATCGGCAAAAGATTGCGGAGATTCAGCGCAAACATAACTATCGCGTAACTCAGCAAATTAACCCAGATGAATCTTACAATTCCTATCCTCCAACAGCGGCAAGTCAAGTTAATCTATCCGATCCAAATGCCTTGGAACAGCTAACACAAGCTCTGCAGGCATCACCTTTAAGCCCTGATGCTACTACTTTGCAAGCTATGGCGGCTAAGACTTTAGATAATCTTGCCAATCTAGGTTTATTTCAGGAAATAGGAGCTCAGCCACTGATTTCTTCTTTACAAAACATCATATACGATGGTGCAGGTCATGCTCTAGCAGCACAAAAGTTGGGTGAATTGGGAGATAGAAGGGCTGTTGAGCCACTTTTACAAGCTTTAAAAGATCGTTCTAGCGAAGTCAGGGCGAAGGCAATTGAAGCATTGGTGAAATTGGGCGCAAATCAAGCCGTCGATCCGCTAATTGCGTGCTTGCAAGACTCAGACTTTTTTGTACGTGTTAAAGCAGCATGGGGACTTGCAGAACTAGGAGATGTTAAAGCTATCGAACCTTTAATCGAGGCATTGAGACAAGAAAATCAGTCTACAGCTTGCAGTGCGATCGCTACAGCACTTGGAAAGTTTGCAGATCCTAGAGCGATCGCTCCCCTCATTGAAGTTTTACGTAGTAACGGTCAAAATCTCACAAATGCATTTAGCTTCCATCGTGTCAGAGTTTCTTTAGTAAATGCATTAAGTTTGATTGAAGATAGCAAAACAACAAATGCTTTGGTTGAGGTTTTGAGAGATCGACAGAGCCTTTTACAAGCTCAAGGAAGTTCCTGGCAAGAATTGATACAAGTAACTCAGCTTTGTGTAAAAACGCTCTTAAAACGCCAGCATTCCGAGTTGATGGAAATTTTGACTCAGTTGCTTCAGGATTCCGAGAGGGATATTCGCTCTCATACTCTTTTAGCATTAGCTTACATCTCAGATGCACAAATAGTAGATTTGCTCATCTTAGGATTAGCAGATGACGATGTTTTGTTGCGTCAAGCAGCAATTCAATCTTTAGGGGAACGACGGGATTTAAGGGCAGTTGAACCCTTGATTCGTCTTCTAAAAGACGTTAATGCGGATGTCCGTTTGGAGGTAATTCAAGCTCTAGAAAATCTGAACGATTTAAGAGTTGTAGATGCTCTCATTGGGATGTTAAATGATGATAATCCTAATGTTCGTTCTGGAACAGCTTTAGCTCTGGGTAATCTTGGAAATTCAAGAGCAGTTGAACCGCTTAACCAATGTTTGGAGGATGAAAGCTCTATCGTTCGCAAAATGGTTCAAGAGGCTTTAAACAAACTTTCCTAG
- a CDS encoding TerB family tellurite resistance protein translates to MSDIKKIGSSWIMNWFFGFNQTPTNEDSNIYMKSVLCCAKADGVLSPEEKDWALGFCASWGVEDWVIEELKAYEANEDIEDVIARSPQVSMAQRDILLTAIWACAADGESHEKEKAKIRQMASILGVTEDVVEQLEQLQKEESVLRQKRLKLLYPQKSPY, encoded by the coding sequence ATGTCTGATATCAAAAAAATTGGTTCATCTTGGATAATGAATTGGTTCTTTGGTTTTAACCAAACTCCTACAAATGAAGATAGTAATATTTATATGAAATCTGTTTTATGCTGTGCTAAAGCAGATGGAGTTCTCTCACCAGAAGAAAAGGATTGGGCGCTTGGATTCTGTGCGTCTTGGGGAGTTGAAGACTGGGTAATTGAAGAGCTAAAAGCATATGAAGCAAATGAAGATATAGAAGATGTCATTGCTCGCTCTCCTCAAGTATCAATGGCACAAAGAGATATACTTCTCACTGCAATTTGGGCTTGTGCTGCTGATGGAGAATCTCATGAAAAAGAAAAAGCGAAAATTCGACAAATGGCTTCTATTTTAGGCGTAACAGAAGACGTAGTAGAGCAGTTAGAGCAGCTACAAAAAGAAGAATCAGTATTACGACAAAAGCGTCTTAAACTCTTATATCCTCAAAAAAGCCCTTATTAA
- a CDS encoding mechanosensitive ion channel family protein: MNILIVLGEVIFLIVIFSLFYWLISIVFKQVAKLSWLQEKNVNITSLQRHISKILIFICAIACLALIGINGAVIYRGENIQEFQISLIRNLPTQFWSKFFTASLKTVSLLMLIKVSIPPLSRGIDWVGDYAKKVDKIKANDESVEAFFKVLKRIIIHGVWGISAILCANFLYLPEVVAKYIYIALKIYITIASGLLIVKAVATIVDTLDDLSLRYSSSNNLLNLYERLRHLIPLFKKCLEYVLYVGIVDFIVPEIKPIAWIGSYTPKIVQIIGIFFISNVLVEVAYFILDEFYVKTIDLDDSQRQKRLTLIPLMRSFAKYFVYFTAGVTILKLIGIDPAPILAGAGIVGIAVGLGAQNLINDVVCGFLILFENYYLVGDYVEVGKVEERNIEGIVEAIELRTTHVRHPDGQLQIVRNGDIGSIINYSKQYIYARVEISVSHDSNLDRVYRAIENVGQQLKIDEQDVLEPTRVAGIENFGENNLLLLTLTKVKPGKHLHIQRLLRRILKDTFSQEEIEIFGFSKS; encoded by the coding sequence ATGAATATACTGATTGTACTGGGCGAAGTTATATTTTTGATAGTTATTTTCTCGCTATTTTACTGGCTAATTAGCATAGTTTTCAAACAAGTTGCTAAACTCTCTTGGCTTCAAGAAAAGAATGTCAATATAACTTCTCTCCAACGTCATATTAGCAAAATTTTAATTTTTATTTGTGCGATCGCATGTCTTGCTCTAATTGGCATAAATGGAGCAGTTATTTATCGAGGTGAAAACATTCAAGAATTTCAGATCAGTCTTATTCGCAATCTTCCTACTCAGTTTTGGAGCAAGTTTTTTACAGCAAGTTTGAAGACTGTAAGTTTACTGATGCTAATTAAAGTTAGCATACCACCTTTAAGTCGCGGTATAGACTGGGTTGGTGATTATGCTAAGAAAGTCGATAAAATTAAGGCTAATGATGAGAGTGTCGAGGCTTTTTTTAAGGTATTAAAAAGAATTATTATTCATGGTGTATGGGGAATTTCTGCTATTTTGTGTGCTAACTTTCTTTATCTTCCAGAAGTTGTTGCCAAATATATTTACATTGCTTTAAAAATATATATTACGATCGCGAGCGGTTTACTCATTGTCAAAGCTGTTGCTACTATTGTTGATACTCTTGACGATCTAAGTCTGAGATACTCTAGCTCTAACAATCTCCTGAATTTATACGAACGTTTGCGTCATCTCATACCCCTATTCAAGAAATGTTTGGAGTACGTCCTCTATGTCGGTATAGTAGATTTTATTGTTCCAGAAATAAAACCTATCGCTTGGATCGGTTCGTATACTCCTAAAATTGTGCAGATTATTGGGATTTTCTTTATCAGCAATGTTTTAGTTGAAGTTGCTTACTTCATTCTTGATGAGTTCTATGTAAAAACTATAGATCTTGATGACTCACAGCGACAAAAGCGGCTGACACTTATTCCCTTGATGCGAAGTTTTGCCAAGTACTTTGTCTACTTTACTGCCGGAGTAACTATACTCAAGCTGATTGGTATCGACCCTGCACCTATTTTAGCAGGTGCAGGAATTGTGGGTATAGCAGTTGGTCTTGGGGCGCAAAATCTGATTAATGATGTTGTATGTGGATTTTTGATTCTGTTTGAAAACTATTACTTGGTTGGTGATTATGTTGAAGTCGGGAAAGTGGAAGAGAGAAATATTGAGGGGATTGTAGAGGCGATTGAACTGAGAACGACTCACGTCCGTCATCCTGATGGTCAATTACAGATTGTTCGCAATGGGGATATTGGATCGATTATCAATTACTCTAAACAGTATATATATGCAAGAGTAGAAATTAGCGTTTCTCATGATTCTAATTTGGATCGTGTCTATAGAGCGATCGAGAATGTAGGACAGCAATTAAAGATAGACGAACAGGATGTTCTGGAACCTACACGAGTCGCTGGAATAGAAAATTTTGGGGAGAATAATTTATTGCTGCTGACGCTGACAAAGGTAAAACCAGGAAAACACCTTCATATTCAGCGCCTTCTTCGTAGGATATTGAAAGATACTTTTAGTCAAGAAGAAATTGAAATTTTTGGTTTTTCTAAGAGTTGA
- a CDS encoding AAA-like domain-containing protein translates to MRYQVGGSLPSNDPTYVVREADGILYKALKAGDFCYVFNSRQMGKSSLLQRVSYHLEQEGCACVYIDVSRLGSDETTPLQWYKGTILSLFHSLNLAQQIDFQEWWQQQTDLSPIQRLHQFVEEVLLRYVQHQRIFIFIDEIDSLLSLNFSVNDFFVWIRHCYNQRSHNSQFDRLGFALFGVASPSDLISDKRRTPFNIGTAIELYGFQVHEARPLLKGLEEVVNQSETVLREILVWTQGQPFLTQKLCQLVCQVALESATGTVALPVGTEKFWVEQLVRSRIIQNWESQDEPEHLRTIRDRLLFDERKAGRLLGLYQRILQAEEPYDVTLETWRSQEITSYNDTLSSAPYLLVPTDDSQEQTELLLSGLVEKRNGYLRIKNFIYRNVFNADWVIRQLDNLRPYSQTFNAWVKSSYQDKSRLLRGQALKDAQQWAQGKSLSDLDYQFLAASQECEAQEVQMALEAARAKAVEAQLEQQNKVAKLQRFLLIAVCIGLAISSVLGAGAFSLYRQATSSEYQARNSEIQALISSAEGLFASNRKLDALVEAIKARKKLQKLGMKNTNIQQRAENILRQAIYMSDEYNRLSSHTAAVMAVDVSPDKSLIASVSMDNTVKLWQVDGMEVATLKGHTAGVRTVDFSFDSQMLVTGGDDRSIKLWEKDNKNTWHVMSTIKGHTGGVWGVQFSPDGKFIASGSYDKTVKIWKLDGSLVKMFQNDTMGFTGVSFSPDGRTIAATSADQTIKIWKRDTRDWQTAKLVQTLGGHKGFVTGLAFSPQGNTIASSSDDRTVKLWQQDGTNGKYRLSRTIQGHSAGVWGVAFSPDGQKIASASLDKTIKVWNIDGTELKTYKGHSASVWGVKFSPDSSFIASAGGESVVRLWQNENPFQKTITAHNSGIWSIAISADSSTIATASHEKTAKFWSREGTLLKTLTEDESTVFQVSFADDNQFIAATTDEVIKLWQSDGRLVKIYKDPNSRLLAAVLSPNSQTIATANVHNLVQIWPRNRPVPIDIRGHQAEVWDVVFSPDSQIVASVSADKTVKLWTLEGSLLTTLKGHTVSVWRVAFSLDSKMVASGSGDNTVKLWTLDGEPATGETQRGKLLRTLKGHTGAVWGVAFSPDGQIVASGSVDATVKLWKLDGTELTTLRGHTAAIRRLAISRDGTLLASGGDDNTLILWNLQKILNLDAVHYGCKFARDYFKTNVALEESDRHLCDSTSK, encoded by the coding sequence ATGCGATATCAGGTTGGCGGCAGTCTCCCAAGTAACGATCCGACCTATGTTGTTCGTGAAGCAGACGGAATACTGTATAAAGCATTGAAAGCAGGTGATTTTTGTTATGTCTTTAACTCACGCCAGATGGGTAAGTCATCTTTATTACAGCGAGTCAGTTATCATCTGGAACAAGAAGGCTGTGCTTGTGTTTACATAGATGTATCTAGATTGGGTAGCGATGAAACCACGCCGTTGCAATGGTATAAAGGTACTATTCTCAGCTTGTTCCACTCTTTGAACTTAGCACAGCAGATCGATTTCCAAGAGTGGTGGCAACAGCAAACAGACCTTTCACCCATACAAAGATTGCATCAATTTGTGGAAGAAGTGTTGCTCCGTTACGTGCAACATCAGCGTATTTTCATCTTCATAGATGAAATTGATAGCTTGTTGAGTTTAAATTTTTCTGTCAACGACTTTTTTGTTTGGATTCGTCATTGCTACAACCAACGATCTCATAACTCGCAATTTGACCGTCTTGGATTTGCCTTATTTGGTGTAGCCAGTCCCTCGGATCTCATCTCTGACAAACGCCGAACACCTTTTAACATTGGTACAGCTATTGAGTTATACGGCTTTCAAGTGCATGAAGCTAGACCTTTACTCAAAGGTTTAGAAGAAGTGGTAAACCAAAGCGAAACAGTGCTGCGAGAGATCCTAGTCTGGACTCAGGGACAGCCGTTTTTAACCCAAAAACTTTGTCAGTTAGTTTGCCAGGTTGCCTTAGAATCTGCCACGGGAACAGTCGCCTTACCTGTAGGAACTGAGAAGTTTTGGGTAGAGCAACTCGTGCGATCGCGCATCATCCAAAATTGGGAATCACAAGATGAACCAGAACACTTGCGTACAATTCGCGATCGTCTGCTGTTCGACGAACGAAAAGCAGGACGTTTACTAGGGCTTTATCAGCGCATCTTGCAAGCAGAAGAGCCTTATGACGTCACACTGGAAACATGGAGAAGTCAAGAAATCACCAGTTATAACGATACACTTTCCTCTGCTCCTTATCTTCTCGTACCAACTGATGACAGTCAAGAACAAACAGAACTGTTGCTTTCTGGTTTAGTTGAGAAGCGTAATGGCTATCTCCGCATCAAAAATTTTATCTACCGCAATGTTTTTAATGCTGATTGGGTTATCAGGCAATTAGATAATCTCCGCCCTTACTCACAGACATTCAATGCTTGGGTTAAGTCAAGCTATCAAGATAAATCGCGTTTACTTCGAGGACAGGCATTAAAGGATGCTCAACAGTGGGCGCAAGGTAAAAGTTTGAGCGACCTCGATTATCAATTTTTAGCTGCCAGTCAAGAATGTGAAGCCCAAGAGGTGCAAATGGCACTAGAAGCAGCCAGGGCAAAAGCAGTAGAAGCACAACTCGAGCAACAAAACAAAGTGGCTAAACTGCAAAGATTTCTGTTGATTGCAGTGTGTATCGGGTTAGCGATCTCTAGCGTATTAGGGGCAGGAGCCTTTAGTTTATACCGTCAAGCCACCAGTAGTGAATATCAAGCAAGAAACAGCGAAATTCAAGCTCTAATATCCTCTGCTGAAGGGCTGTTTGCTTCAAATCGTAAGTTAGATGCCCTTGTAGAAGCAATTAAAGCTAGAAAAAAACTACAAAAGCTCGGGATGAAAAACACAAATATCCAGCAACGAGCGGAAAATATACTACGCCAAGCCATTTACATGAGCGATGAATATAATCGTTTGTCAAGCCATACAGCAGCTGTTATGGCAGTAGATGTCAGTCCCGATAAATCTCTCATTGCCTCAGTAAGTATGGACAATACAGTTAAGCTTTGGCAAGTTGATGGAATGGAAGTGGCGACTCTCAAAGGTCACACAGCAGGAGTGAGAACAGTGGATTTCAGCTTTGACTCTCAGATGCTTGTTACTGGAGGAGACGATCGCAGCATCAAACTCTGGGAAAAAGACAACAAAAACACCTGGCACGTCATGTCAACTATCAAAGGTCACACTGGAGGGGTATGGGGAGTACAATTTAGCCCAGATGGAAAATTCATTGCCTCTGGTAGTTATGACAAAACAGTCAAAATTTGGAAGCTTGATGGCAGCCTGGTGAAAATGTTTCAAAATGATACTATGGGTTTTACAGGAGTCAGTTTCAGTCCTGATGGTCGAACGATCGCAGCGACAAGTGCAGACCAAACCATAAAAATCTGGAAGCGAGATACTAGAGACTGGCAAACAGCAAAGCTGGTACAAACACTTGGAGGTCATAAAGGTTTTGTTACAGGATTAGCTTTTAGCCCGCAGGGTAATACTATTGCTTCGTCAAGTGACGATCGGACTGTCAAACTCTGGCAGCAAGACGGCACAAATGGCAAGTATCGCCTTTCTAGAACTATTCAAGGTCACAGTGCAGGTGTTTGGGGCGTCGCCTTTAGTCCCGATGGTCAGAAGATTGCCTCTGCCAGTCTTGACAAAACAATTAAAGTTTGGAACATTGATGGTACCGAGCTAAAGACTTACAAAGGACATAGTGCCTCAGTTTGGGGAGTGAAATTTAGCCCCGACAGTAGTTTTATCGCATCAGCTGGAGGGGAAAGCGTTGTTAGACTTTGGCAAAATGAGAATCCATTTCAGAAGACCATCACCGCTCATAATTCGGGAATTTGGTCAATAGCCATTTCTGCCGATAGTTCGACAATTGCTACAGCTAGCCACGAAAAAACCGCTAAATTTTGGAGTCGCGAAGGTACATTGCTCAAAACTTTGACTGAGGATGAGAGTACCGTATTTCAGGTATCATTTGCTGATGATAACCAGTTTATTGCTGCTACTACTGATGAGGTCATCAAACTTTGGCAATCAGACGGTCGTTTAGTCAAAATTTACAAAGATCCTAACAGTCGGCTCTTAGCAGCAGTCTTAAGCCCTAACAGTCAAACAATTGCAACAGCAAATGTTCACAATCTCGTTCAGATATGGCCAAGGAATCGTCCTGTTCCCATTGATATTCGAGGACATCAGGCGGAAGTTTGGGATGTTGTATTTAGTCCAGACAGTCAGATAGTTGCCTCCGTGAGTGCTGATAAGACTGTAAAGTTGTGGACTCTGGAAGGCAGCTTGCTCACCACTCTCAAAGGTCACACGGTATCGGTATGGAGAGTTGCCTTTAGCCTTGACAGTAAAATGGTAGCATCTGGAAGTGGCGACAATACTGTGAAGTTGTGGACGCTGGACGGTGAACCAGCGACTGGGGAAACCCAAAGAGGCAAGTTGCTAAGAACCTTGAAAGGACACACAGGTGCTGTGTGGGGAGTAGCTTTTAGTCCCGACGGACAAATTGTTGCTTCCGGAAGCGTAGACGCCACTGTTAAACTTTGGAAGCTTGATGGCACAGAACTCACAACCCTGAGAGGACATACTGCTGCCATTCGACGGCTTGCTATCAGTCGCGATGGAACTTTGCTAGCTTCAGGAGGCGATGACAATACACTTATTCTTTGGAATTTACAGAAAATTCTCAACCTAGATGCAGTCCATTACGGTTGCAAGTTTGCAAGAGATTATTTTAAAACTAACGTAGCACTAGAGGAAAGCGATCGTCACCTTTGCGACTCCACCTCAAAATAA
- a CDS encoding TerB family tellurite resistance protein has product MSTIKEVLPASEFLKKNLGISEIPVEAYLNYGYALLAIAGADGEVSEAELNWLLNHQRMAGAPEDAIEKYKTFEYKKADLENLLAKITVDVPTWSKSRSLLYHAIQMARADENYSVEEQKAVKKAAKLLKVEDDIALALHRLVETEEAVTALRKALLQTEVLA; this is encoded by the coding sequence GTGAGCACCATTAAAGAAGTACTACCTGCTTCAGAATTTCTAAAAAAGAACTTAGGTATTTCCGAAATTCCTGTTGAAGCATACCTCAACTATGGATATGCATTACTTGCTATTGCTGGAGCTGATGGAGAAGTCTCAGAAGCTGAACTTAATTGGTTACTAAATCACCAGCGTATGGCTGGCGCTCCTGAAGATGCAATCGAGAAATACAAAACATTTGAATATAAAAAGGCTGACTTAGAAAATTTGCTTGCTAAGATTACAGTCGATGTTCCTACTTGGTCAAAATCGAGGTCATTACTGTATCACGCAATTCAAATGGCTCGCGCCGATGAGAATTACTCAGTTGAAGAGCAAAAAGCTGTTAAGAAAGCAGCTAAGCTCTTGAAAGTCGAGGATGACATCGCGCTTGCTCTTCATAGATTGGTAGAGACAGAAGAAGCAGTCACTGCACTACGTAAAGCGCTACTACAGACTGAAGTTTTGGCTTAA
- a CDS encoding Rieske 2Fe-2S domain-containing protein, translated as MKQEFNFFQHWYPLSPVKDLDPKQPTSVTLLGLRLVIWKPKSSETFQVFLDRCPHRLAPLSEGRIDDRTGNLMCSYHGWQFDKQGICAHIPQAESPALASKNKENLCAMALPVRQQQDLLWVWPDAKSSEQAASTPLPLSPQVDATIGFVWTSFVRDLEYDWQTLVENVADPSHVPFAHHGVQGDRNRAKPIPLEIVRSTPDLIEATTKGSSQRTITFEPPCRLEYAFSFGNNGKRFGFVSYCIPVCPGKSRIIIQFARNFGKTLYRLKPRWWDHISERHLVIDGDMVLLQQQEYFLQQRQSTESWKTAYQLPTSADRLIIEFRNWFDRYCHGQLPWSEVGISVPQTRSINARRQQILDRYTQHTQHCRSCREALLVVQRLQAVLLIYFVVNVCAVAILPDKWRLSLGLPLIAIALLGLGVFAWLKFWLYPRFYFVDYIHARR; from the coding sequence ATGAAACAGGAATTCAATTTTTTTCAACATTGGTATCCTCTTTCGCCAGTCAAAGACTTAGATCCCAAGCAACCAACTTCAGTGACACTTTTGGGACTTCGTTTAGTCATCTGGAAACCCAAATCATCTGAAACTTTCCAAGTATTTTTAGATCGATGTCCTCACCGCCTTGCTCCCCTAAGTGAAGGGCGCATTGATGATCGAACGGGGAATTTAATGTGTAGCTATCACGGTTGGCAATTTGATAAACAAGGCATCTGTGCTCATATTCCCCAAGCAGAAAGTCCTGCACTCGCAAGCAAGAATAAAGAAAATCTATGTGCTATGGCACTACCAGTTCGTCAGCAACAAGATTTACTCTGGGTTTGGCCAGATGCAAAATCAAGCGAACAAGCCGCTAGTACACCCTTACCTTTATCACCGCAAGTAGATGCTACTATTGGCTTTGTTTGGACTTCTTTTGTACGAGATTTAGAGTACGACTGGCAAACTCTTGTGGAAAATGTGGCAGATCCGAGTCACGTTCCTTTTGCCCATCACGGCGTGCAAGGCGATCGCAATCGAGCAAAACCGATTCCGCTTGAAATTGTGCGATCGACACCCGATTTAATTGAAGCGACTACAAAAGGAAGTTCTCAAAGAACAATTACTTTTGAACCACCTTGTCGTTTGGAGTATGCGTTCAGTTTTGGTAATAATGGCAAACGCTTTGGGTTTGTCTCTTACTGTATACCTGTCTGTCCGGGTAAGTCTAGAATTATCATCCAATTTGCCCGAAACTTTGGCAAAACACTCTATCGTCTCAAACCTCGTTGGTGGGATCATATTAGCGAACGTCATTTGGTGATTGATGGAGATATGGTTCTTCTACAGCAGCAAGAGTACTTTCTCCAACAAAGGCAATCGACTGAAAGCTGGAAAACTGCATATCAGTTACCGACAAGTGCAGATCGTTTAATCATTGAGTTTAGGAATTGGTTCGATCGCTATTGTCACGGACAACTACCTTGGAGCGAAGTTGGAATCAGTGTTCCACAAACACGGAGTATAAACGCTCGTCGCCAACAAATCCTCGATCGCTACACGCAACACACTCAACATTGTCGTAGCTGTCGAGAAGCACTTTTGGTTGTGCAACGCTTGCAAGCAGTGCTTTTAATCTACTTTGTGGTTAATGTTTGTGCTGTTGCTATCCTTCCCGATAAATGGCGATTATCTCTCGGTTTACCCTTAATTGCGATCGCACTACTAGGTTTGGGAGTTTTTGCTTGGCTGAAGTTCTGGCTTTATCCGAGATTTTACTTTGTAGATTACATCCATGCACGCAGATAG
- a CDS encoding AAA-like domain-containing protein — protein MIQSKIRRKRGVSLTNAGLQRLQAAILALEMAQNNGERFTLDELSDRVKVSNKTLSRLWSLNTSVDRRTLTLCFSAFNLELHKEDYSIVSELDGEDGTETLSQEADEKEIGLLEAKAHSSLNKTLDRYQDICHYPDGPVPLDSPFYIENPLIENTVYQEISQPGCVIRIRSPRGMGKSSLVLRLLNFAQQLDYHTVKLDCQQIDSLNLKSVNQFLRCFCWRMAKDLGIEPNLDAHWDEEIGSKLSCSFYLRNYLLEQSRNPIVLVLEQVDCLFEHPHLAQEFFPLLRSWYEEARRDKNWQKLRLVVVYSTEVYVSLDINRSPFNIGLPLRLPEFTQQQVQELAQRYGLNWNSGKEARNLMSLIGGHPALVRIALYYICCQGMALDDLLAEALANGGVYQHHLWQHWVVLQEKPTLIRAYTQLLEAEQSIALSPIEAYKLHSLGLVAYVGERLVPRCELYRAYFQKQLSILH, from the coding sequence ATGATTCAATCCAAAATCAGACGAAAACGGGGTGTCTCGCTGACCAATGCAGGGTTACAACGGTTGCAAGCTGCAATTTTGGCTCTTGAGATGGCACAAAACAATGGAGAGCGCTTTACCTTAGATGAGTTAAGCGATCGCGTAAAAGTTTCCAATAAAACATTAAGTCGATTATGGTCTTTGAATACAAGTGTGGACCGGAGAACTCTAACACTTTGCTTTAGTGCCTTCAATTTAGAATTACACAAAGAGGACTACAGCATTGTGAGCGAGTTAGATGGGGAGGATGGGACTGAAACGCTTTCACAGGAAGCGGACGAAAAAGAGATAGGTCTACTCGAAGCAAAAGCTCATTCTTCCCTTAACAAAACTCTTGACAGATATCAAGATATATGCCACTATCCCGATGGTCCAGTTCCCCTGGATTCTCCATTTTACATAGAAAATCCACTGATTGAGAACACAGTTTATCAGGAAATATCTCAACCGGGCTGTGTTATCCGCATTCGATCGCCAAGAGGCATGGGGAAAAGTTCTCTAGTATTGCGGTTGTTAAACTTTGCTCAACAGCTAGATTATCATACAGTTAAGCTGGATTGTCAGCAAATTGATTCACTGAACTTGAAAAGTGTCAACCAGTTTTTGCGTTGTTTTTGTTGGCGAATGGCAAAAGACTTAGGGATCGAGCCCAATTTAGATGCCCACTGGGATGAAGAAATAGGCAGTAAGTTGAGTTGTAGCTTCTACCTAAGAAACTACTTGCTCGAGCAATCTAGAAATCCGATAGTTCTTGTCTTAGAACAGGTTGACTGCTTGTTTGAACACCCTCATCTTGCTCAAGAGTTTTTTCCTTTGTTGCGATCGTGGTATGAAGAAGCACGCCGGGATAAGAACTGGCAAAAATTAAGACTTGTTGTGGTTTACTCTACTGAAGTTTATGTTTCCCTGGATATCAATCGTTCTCCGTTCAATATTGGGCTACCATTACGCCTACCAGAATTCACGCAGCAACAAGTTCAGGAACTAGCGCAACGGTACGGGCTGAATTGGAATTCTGGAAAAGAAGCTAGGAATTTGATGTCTCTGATAGGCGGGCATCCAGCACTCGTGAGGATTGCTTTGTATTATATATGTTGTCAAGGAATGGCTTTAGACGATCTGCTCGCCGAAGCACTTGCCAATGGAGGAGTCTACCAACATCATCTCTGGCAACATTGGGTAGTTCTGCAAGAAAAGCCCACACTAATACGAGCATATACTCAGTTGCTTGAAGCAGAACAAAGCATTGCTCTTTCCCCCATTGAAGCCTATAAGCTTCATAGTTTAGGATTGGTTGCATACGTTGGCGAACGTCTGGTTCCGCGTTGCGAACTCTATCGTGCCTATTTTCAAAAACAACTATCTATATTGCATTAG